The Mycolicibacterium flavescens genomic interval GTATCGGCCTCGGGCCCAGGATGATGACCACGGCGCATGTACCGCAGGGGCACGACGAATATGAAGTTCCACGGCCCGGGTAGCAGGTCCTTGCGGGCGGCCCGCCGCCAGTCCCGCCATCGCCATTTCTGGTCGATCGTGTCGTCGTTGCTCATGAGATAGCGCGCTCCGGCGATCCACCAGCCGACGAACAGCGGTGCGGTCATCAACATCGAAAAGGCTCTGATCCAATAGCTTCCGCACACGTGCTGGTAAACGTCGAACACCAACGAGCGGTGTTCCACTTCTTCAGCTCCATGCCAGCGGAGCAGATCGAGCATGACGGGGTCGGCACCCGCGTTCTCCAGCCCCTCATTCCGCAGCACCCACTGCCCCAACACCGCGGTGAAGTGCTCCAGCGATGCCACGTCGGCCAGCCGCCGGTACAGCCACCATCGCTTGAGTGGCGCCGGAAAGAACTTCGGCGCATCACCGAGGATGATCGACAAGGATCG includes:
- a CDS encoding putative metal-dependent hydrolase, with protein sequence MPEVQLHQDGHPAYRRQVRFDWSNLPRHWVPGDPFTTHMINVLHLLLPEGERHFIKAVLEASSLVDDPELEAAIKPFIQQESWHAWAHQVVLDRLAEQGIDTAPYTERLGRSLSIILGDAPKFFPAPLKRWWLYRRLADVASLEHFTAVLGQWVLRNEGLENAGADPVMLDLLRWHGAEEVEHRSLVFDVYQHVCGSYWIRAFSMLMTAPLFVGWWIAGARYLMSNDDTIDQKWRWRDWRRAARKDLLPGPWNFIFVVPLRYMRRGHHPGPEADTQLALEYLEFSPTAREARERAQAHERAMAAQAAHD